Part of the Candidatus Thiothrix putei genome, CAGCATCATCTGTATCGAGTCCTGGGTCGAAAAAGCAGGAAAATCAACCTATTCCATCCGCCACTACATCTGTTCACTGGCGATGATCGCCAAGGCCGCACAATATGCCGTCCGCTCCCACTGGGCAATCGAAAACAAGTTGCATTGGGTGCTGGATGTCCTGATGCGGGAAGATTTGGCGAGAAACCGTAGCAACCATGGCGCACATAATCTCGCCATCCTGCGCCACATGGGTACTAACCTGCTGCGCAATGACAAAACCAACAAACATAGCCTCAAAGTCCGTCGTAAACAGGCAGGGTGGTCAACTGACTATCTGGCACAACTGCTGGAGCAAGTCATGTAAGTAAGGCGATTATTCAAGCGATTGCCCTACATCCATGAATCCCAAGTGTTGATAAAAGACTATCCAAGCACGTTGGGAAAAGCCTATGTCATTGCCGAAATGGACGGCAGCATGATCCCCATCGTCGAGATTGACGAAACAGCCCCCGACAAGCGCAAAGGCAAAAAGGAAAGCTGGAAAGAAGCCCGCCTGTGTCTTGCCCACGCCAAAGGCAGTGCTACGCCAACGTTTGGCGCAATATTCGGTGGCACGGTAGAAGATGCTGGAAAAATCTTATTCGACACCGCCTGCCGTGCTGGATTTGGAAAAAGCACGTTCCTCCATGCGGTGGGTGATGGGGCAAGCTGGATCAACCGTCAAGTGGATGAACAATTTGGCACACAAGGACATTACCTGATTGATTTTTATCATGTTTGTGAATACCTATCAGCAGCATCCGCAAGCTGTTCATGCCTCAAGGACAAGGATAAATGGTTTGCCAAACAGAAAAAAGCCCTACAGGATGGTCAAGCTCAAGCGGTCATCGACACACTGAAACCTTTCCTCGAAGCAGAAACGGTAGAAGACAGTAACGCCCCAGTACGAGCTTGTCACCGTTACCTGAGCAACCGCATTGAGCAACTGGATTACCCGACAGCAAAATCCCTCGGATTGCCCGTGGGGTCGGGCGAAATAGAAAGTGCACACCGTTACATCATCCAGCAACGCTTAAAAAAATCGGGGGCATGGTGGAAAAGTGATAATGCGGCGGATATGTTGGCGTTGAGGGTCATGCGGGGAAACCAGCAATGGAAGCATTATTGGCGAAACACCGCTGAGGCGGCATGAGGTTTACCGCACTTTTGTTCACACCCTGATTCACCCATTGGTCATAACGTTGCTTGAGTTCAGTCATTTGCTCCAGCGACAATGCCGTTTGTTGCGCGTCTTTTGCTTCAGCCACTGCGGTCTTAGCATCAATCAAGACCTGTTTGAGTTGTGCAGGCCATTGATGTTTGAGGGTTTCATCAAAGTAGTTCAACTCCCGCAGCAGATGCGCCCCACAAAGGCTGTGTACCACCTGATCAAAGCGGAAATACGGTTTCCAATGGTCATGAACCGCAACGCCTTGGAATACCGGCAGGATTCCCGCCGCTGTCATGGCCTCGTATCCGCGCCGTGCATGGGCAGTGTAGTAAACGGCTTCGGGTGTTGCGGCTACATGCAACCATTGGGTTTTGCCTTGCGCCCGCATTCCGCTTTCATCAAAGTGAGCCACGTCGCTGCTACTAATGGTGTTCTGAATAGCTGTATAAGTGGCCGTCAGGTTTTCACTCGCCTGACCGATCCAGTGCTGCACACTGCCATCGGAAGGCTTAACACCGTATTGGTCGAATACAATCTCGCTTGCCCGTGACAGCGAAATGAAATGACCTTGTACCAAACCCACCGTATAGGCCTTTAAACGTGCGCCGTAACTGATGTAAGGGGCGAGTGTTGCCGGGAATTCGCCTTTATGAACCTTGCCACAACCACACGTGCAAATCAGTTGGCGGTGTTCCGTGACCAC contains:
- a CDS encoding IS66 family transposase; this encodes MNQLPRPTRESLQQLSHAELVELVLTLFDRIDQLTARVNELEAQLNKNSKNSHKPPSSDGLKRQPAQPRQLGQRPKGGQPGHKGHSLVMHPSPDHVEYYGVAGHCDCGLPLTEALIETGECRQQWDIPEPQIVVTEHRQLICTCGCGKVHKGEFPATLAPYISYGARLKAYTVGLVQGHFISLSRASEIVFDQYGVKPSDGSVQHWIGQASENLTATYTAIQNTISSSDVAHFDESGMRAQGKTQWLHVAATPEAVYYTAHARRGYEAMTAAGILPVFQGVAVHDHWKPYFRFDQVVHSLCGAHLLRELNYFDETLKHQWPAQLKQVLIDAKTAVAEAKDAQQTALSLEQMTELKQRYDQWVNQGVNKSAVNLMPPQRCFANNASIAGFPA
- a CDS encoding UPF0236 family protein codes for the protein MLIKDYPSTLGKAYVIAEMDGSMIPIVEIDETAPDKRKGKKESWKEARLCLAHAKGSATPTFGAIFGGTVEDAGKILFDTACRAGFGKSTFLHAVGDGASWINRQVDEQFGTQGHYLIDFYHVCEYLSAASASCSCLKDKDKWFAKQKKALQDGQAQAVIDTLKPFLEAETVEDSNAPVRACHRYLSNRIEQLDYPTAKSLGLPVGSGEIESAHRYIIQQRLKKSGAWWKSDNAADMLALRVMRGNQQWKHYWRNTAEAA